In Cryptomeria japonica chromosome 5, Sugi_1.0, whole genome shotgun sequence, the genomic window tcaagccttgaagaaatggagacattacttgctgcctaaggagtttgtgttgtatacagatcatcaagctttgcagtatttgaatagtcaaagtaagttgaatcagagacatatgagatgggtagaattcttgtagagttacacctttgtgttgaagcatagaagtgggaaatctaacaaagttactaatgcattgagtaggagaaagaATTTGTTGATAGGGaagagagtgacaatattaggttttgaatatttgaagaccttgtatgatgaaggcctggattttgcaaaaccttggaaagcatgtagagaaccggttatagttgataggagcaaatggttggattatttcattcaagatgggatgttattcgagggagttcagttgtgcatacctaagagttccatgagagagaacctaatcaaagagaaacatagtggaggtttagctggacactttggcattgacaaaacagttgcattggtgagtgaccAGTagttttggcctcagattcataaggatgttaagagatatgtgcagagttgtagagtttgtcaagttgcaaaaggtagtaatcagaatgtgggattgtataaacctttgatagtaccggtaagaccttgggaggatataagcatggttttgtacttggattgcctaagacaccaagagggaatgattctatatttttggtagtggatagattttcaaagatggctcatttcataccttgtaagaagacatcagatgcattacatgtagcagacctatttttcaaggaagtggtgagattgcatggattacctaagagcgtaGTTTCataaagagatactaagtttgttggctatttttggagaacactttggaagaagatgaatacaaatttgaagttcagttctacttttcatccacaggctgatcgacagacaaaagtagttaaccgaagtttgggaaacttgttgagatgtttagtgggagataaaatcggaagttgggatttgatccttgcacaagaagagtttgcctataacaactctacgaatagaagtaccaaaaaaacaccttttgagattgttatcagagtacatcctagaggaataatagaattgagagacattagcagtgaagagcGAAAGAGTTCAGAAGCACAAGattttgcaaatcacatggcagcattgcatattcactTTAATGATGTAGTCaaagtagggagatccaatgaaggacaacccaaccatgCAGCTAAAcgcataaaccatgcaaagcataccgaTAACTGGTAACAAGGTGCCAGAAATAGTaggaagaacaaccggtaacaacacataacacataactggtaaacaatgtgaatgaatcttattacaatctaaaaAATTATACATGTCACCTGCTAGATCacagtctaggatacaaacaatACTTATAATGCAATCACAAGATCCAAAGATCATCCTCATATAAAATCGGCTTCCCGTAACATTCTGTTGGTTCTATCCTAATCCAGACCTTAGCGTTCCAGCCTCAGTCCTACCGAATTAGATTCCAgccggttctacatcttcgcttaGTCTCAATGCtctatcttcaatcttctaacttctttGATGTGAGTTCCTTCTCCAAATGATTAATAAACTGCCATATATACCTCCCACAAATAATTATAACATCATCAAGCCGGCCtaaaagaccaaccagttcatgaaacgtgcaatggtaacatggctcaatcactaagaacaatcttcAAATGATGCACAGACCTCCGAGAATACTAACCAAGGCCCAAATTAACACCTCAAACAATCTGCAAGTCACGAAGATCAATTGCAACCCAAAATCTTCACTCAACACATTGCAatctaaccggtaagaacacaccaaccggGACAATACCAGAATCTTCATACTACTGGAAACAAAGCCAAAAgttatgaaactcaaacatgataacaatcatgaacacaagggaataaacccaaaaccacaatgctaaacactcaaacatgaagaaatgccatgctctcaagcaattccactgaaaactacccaaccgataagaactagactggtgctcTTGCATctgactctcggggttaattgaaaagtgagtcccatcacttgctcTGGTTTGGTGAtcggtcagtaggtacttgcaactgcctcaggggaTTCAATGATCAAACCACAACTTTCGGTTGCCTCTCCAATGTAATCTACCGGTCCAAATTGCAGCCTGCCTCAATcggcgatctgttcaagtctccacccactaactgcctcaagctcaagctctaggatcagtGGTATACCTGCAAATCTTGCTCTACCTCACGTtcggtgatctgaacaagtccactcgttgcctcaatcttctctctaaccaaccggtgcacaaacaacactttgtccaacaacaggttcacaaactagcTTTGATTACATTTGACATAGTCAAGGTAgcgagatccaatgaaggacaacccaaacTTGCAcctaaacacataaaccatgcaaagcataccggTAACCGATAACAAGGTACCAGAAATAGTAggaagaacaaccagtaacaacacataacacataaccggtaaacaatgtgaatgaatcttattacaatctggaaaattatacatgccacatgctggatcgtagtctaggatacaaacaatgcttataaTGAAATCATAAGATTCGAAGATCATCTTCATATCAAATCGGCTTCCGGTAACAGTCTGTCGGTTCTatcctaatccggacctcagccttCCGGCCTTAGTCCTATTGGATCAGATTCCAgctggttctacatcttcgcttAGTCTCAATGCtctatcttcaatcttctaacttctttGATGTGACTTCCTTCTCTAAATGATTCACAAACCGCCATATATATActgcccacaaataattacaacttaatcaagtcggcccaaaagaCCAACCGATTCATGAAACATGCAACAATTACATGTCGActcaatcactaagaacaatctccaaactATGCACAGACCTTTGAGAATAttggccaaggcccaaagcaacacctcaaatgatttgcaagtcatggggatcaaccgcaacccgaaatcatcttcACTCAACACACTGGAAGCTAACCAGTAAAAACACACCAACCAGGACAATACCAGAATCTGCATACTACaagaaacaaagccaaaagctatgaaactcaaacatgataatgaccatgaacacaagggaataaacccaaaaccacaatgctaaaaaCTCAAACACGAAGAAATGacatgctctcaagcaattccactgaaaactgcccaACCTGTAATAACTAGATCGGTACTCTTGCAtcggttaaacaacatttggaagacatgaatagaaaatataaggagaaggcagatgagaagaggagacataaggaattttaagttggTGATGGAGTGATGCTATACTTGagaaagagagattcccggttggaatttataataagttgtagatgaagaagtttggaccctgtaagattttgaggaagttcagttctagaaatgcatatgaagtagggctaccagatagtctaagcatttcacctatattcaacattgtagatattcatgagTACCATAAACAAGATTTCAGTGAGGATAGTGTtgtagaccttgagaaacaattgccttTGAAGGAATcatatcagattgaagagattaCAGTAGGATTGTGTGTAATACCCGAagtagtcagtacaaagaatatcttgtgaagtggaagagcagactagtcaaagattcatcttggatttctcaggcataggtaaaccaccttggtttccctctaaccctagcaaagtgagaagctcactttttcattaaccctagatgtttgatgcaggagcatccccggttcacagcaatcttgcatcaaccaaaaacattttctttcttgttttattttttgtttgcagtttcagtgttcctttctgtgtgtcccggttttggctcaccggatcttgtggagttggattctacttgaatactcgatcatctttctttctttcaaaccgcatctcatttggatcactttccgacaagatatcgctaccggtttccatgacagtttcttgttaccggttgttcctttgttatcggttgcttgatacctattctggtgatctaccggaacccattccgaagcttgaggagccttggatgttgatctcaatgtttcttggcatgtggctgaccttctacatttcatcctttggattttacggaggaatctcttggcagaggccaaccttgttcattttgcacattaggtcttgttcttcgggttttgaacGTTTTGGGCCGACTAGGATCCTTTGGATTGACATATATATTTAATATCATtcattagaatgcaatcaattggggaatcaatcagagtatcagatagataggttgtgcctagaagatagatccttCGATTCAATGTCTTGGTTATGACCTATTCTACCtagcctgtgtgtcggtatgttgtaacccagttgttaccagttggatgttaTCAaacttcatgcaataaaactatctattctgcattgcctccatcaaatctgtgtgtttccgttgtgtttactcttgctgactggtttggactaatctccttaaggtccctcctcaccggtgactgcttcatgtATTTGACAAGAAGTGGGATGAGGAACATCCTAATTCATCCGATGAGTAGGAGGTAGAATAAATCGCTCTTGAATATCAATAGAGGGTTGAAGAAGAGGTGTCTGCACCAAGGTAAGATTCCAGAGGACAAGAATTCCGAATAATAGAGGTGTTTGCAACAACTCGAAGGAGTAACCCCATAATTGTAATTCAAAACTATCCAAGGGTTAAGAAAGGAAGTCTCAAATCTAAGTGTCCCTTGGTGGAGATACTCCATGAAATAAGGAAGAGAAAGAGGAGTGGAAATCTAGAACTTCCTAGAAAACTGAAGCAAGTAGTAGGAACCTTATAGGCTTCCGTATCTTTTGTGGTGCAATTATGTTTCAGTCCCCctcttctttcttcatctcattctcTAGTCTCCTCCTCAACGCCTTCTTTGTCCTTTGTGCCCACCATTGTCCCGACCACTCTAGATTGGTTCCCAGTATCTAGTATTCTTACTCTCCCAACCAGTGCAAGAACGAGACTGTTTAAAATTACAAAACCCAAGACATGGGCAGTGTTAATGCCCGATGTTAATCCAATAATGACTCCTGTCAAGTTTTAGACTCAAGTTTTCCAAGTGGCCTCTGCCTCTAAACCCTCTTCTTTTGTGACAATCACGACAGTTGTATCACCTATTGTTTCAACTCTCCTTGTCATGACAAGTCCATCCCCAATCTCATCAGCTATTGAAAGACCTTCCATGTTGAAATCTGCCTCACCACACATCCCAAATTTCTCTCTAGGAACTCTGAGTTTATCGAGACCTACGTCCTCTAAAGCCTGAGCTCAAGTACTAACAATCTGAGCTCCATTTGCTTTTCCCTATGGATCTCCTTTTGCATGGTAGTTGATAAGCTCACCAACTAACATGGGTaatcattttcatgcaactaaaAGGATGTGATTGGTGAGGGAAAGAATTAGAAAGAATTAAGAAATTGACAAGCTCGCCACATCAAGAATGGAGACTGTGTTTGACGAAAACCAATGTGCAGTCCTAATCATGTCCAAGACGACCAAAGTGATCAAAGCTGAATCACAAATGTTCCCAAAAGATTATATGGTCCAAGCAGTTGGAATTGGTATGCATACAGTCCAACCACAAGATAGGGTTGAATTCATGAAGGAGACCCAAAAGGTAGTCACCTTTGACTATCTCAAGTTGAGTCAAGATCATGCCAAATTGgaagaaaatttgaagaatattgagTGGACTGTAAAAGTAAAGGAGGTTGAGCTCAAAGCCAAATATTTATAAAATAGCAAGCTAAGTAAAATAGTAGCTTCCATCCTAGAAGTGGGAATAGAAAAGGATAGACTGAGCATTAAACTAAAAGAGATAAAATTTATCTATATCACTGAGCAAAAGGCAAAGGAAGAATTGATCTAGTAGTTACCAATACTAAAACAATAATTTCAACAAAATGGGGTAGGCAGAGTGCAGAGGTTGCTCTCAAAGGAAGAAACAAAGAATTAGCCGAAGTCATTCAAGAAAAGACCTCACTCTTTGTAAAAGAAATCAAGTTGGAAGAAGATATCAGGAATAAAGATTTACAAATTCAGAATCTGTAAGATGAACTAGCATCTCTTGTTTGGCGAACAAGTTTCCTCTCGATTCTTTATCAATTGTATACCTCGTATTGAGAGAAGATCAAAAATTTTGTTGAATCCTTGGGACCTACTTTGCAGTTAATTGTTAATACTAAAAAGTAGAAAACATATGTGGGATCTGtagttgatcaggtgttgcaaaCCATTTCCCCAAAAGCAGCAGATTCAAGGCTACTCATTCAAAAGTTGTACATAAAATATGATAATGCCTTGCTTGTTGCTAGCATTGGCGACTGAAGGCAAGTTACCAAAAAAATTAAGGAGTTTATTGTATGTCACTTAGCAACGTTGTAGAGTAAAAAATATCTCTGGGCCCTGAAAAATGTGACATCACAAGTGAAAGGAAAAATAGACCAGTTGATCCAATTGGGCCTCCCTTTTTCTTTTCAGTCAGATGTGTTAATTCTTAATGTGGAGCAGATGAGGAAACTGTTGGAATAGAAATAAAAAGATTAATCCTTTATGCAAATCATTGGTCTTAACCTCGATGTGATTGAGATAGAGAAAATTATCCAGTCCTTAGCACAACTAAGTTTCCACATTAAGGCTGCTCTTTCTATATCGCACAATTTATCTTTTCGAGAAATGATCAAGTTGGACAAGGCTTATGGCTCTTTACAACTTCAATCTCTATCATCCAGTACAGACTGGAAACCCTTGCAGTCTACACTATCAAAATTGTGATTCATTCTCTTTCTACCTCAAGCTTGCAATTTTGATGTGGAACCAAAGGTTTGGCTAGTTCTCCCCGCAGGTGAGGAACCCCATAGAGTCGCCAAAATTTGTAGATTAATCTACAAGAGTCCTCAAGCTTCTTCTTTTGTTTTCTTCCCGTTTTTCGCTTTTCCTTTCCCGCTATGTTGTCGCAATGTGTTGATCGGGTGGAGTTTAGAAGGAGGCCTCAGCCTTAGTTTTTCTTGGTGGCACATGCAATTGCCACATGTCCAAATACATGTAATCTTTTTTGAAAGGATGAAATTTCAAAAGCTACTTTGAGATGCCACCATGTGTTGCTCCCACATGGTCTTTAGAAGTTCGATAGGAAAAGGAATGAATGAAGTCTCGCCATCCTGTCATGTATCCAGATTGGGTCTTAGAACCTGACAACGAGTATGAAGTCTTCAATTTGCAGCAAGATGGAGAGGTTTTCCTGAGGAGGTTGGACAATGCCATCTTTCAAAACAATATCAGCCCATGTTTTTGTCATTCCCCACATCTTTTCTATTGCAACTAAAAGGTGAGAGACATGCTAGAAAGTTTTTTTGTTGGAGAGGTGACAAACTAATGATGGTATTCAGATTATTTTTGAAAAGTGGTTGCTTTAGTCATCATGATGATTCATCACATGTTATATATACTAAAATCTTTTCTGTTTAGAGTTTGATTGATTTCAAATTTGGGATCCGTTTAGAAGACCCCAGGGGCTTCTGATAATAAAACTTCGGGATAATTTAGAGAAAACGAGACTAATTTTCTAGCAACATAGTAATAGTTATTACTCAGACGGTTTTGATTTTAtttcatgaatgaatgaaagaaagaAGCATATCAGGTTGTGTTGTTAGTTTGCCTTTTCTATGTGTTTCAATCTTAACAACTGTTTAAAATTCTATGTGCAAGTGAGTATGACAAATTCATTATATTGTATGGTGCTTGAATCATTGAATCATGTGTTTTCACTCTTTAATTTTCTTATATTGACTAAATAGATGTTATATCATATTTATCTGGAATATTAATAGAAGGCCTTGAGATAGAAAGGCATATGTTACTCTCTTTAGCCTTAATACATACTTCTCATGGAGGGATCTGAATGTTGTGTAATGTGTCTAAATGACCTTATATGCTATGTTCTCTCTCTAATTGTGAAGAGGTTGTGCTATTATGTTCTCTTATTTTGAGATAATATATCCTTGATTATGGTTGATACTTTAGAGCATTTTAAGTTCTGGTGCATCGCCTTAGATTTAGATTGCTTCTTGAAGATTCAATCCTCTCCCTTTTCTCCCCATTTTTCAAAAAGTCGTCTTCTAAAATCTCAAAGGTCATTAAGTGAAATGCATTAGATCTCAATTCACTGAACTTCCCATAAGGGTTTTCTCTAGAGTGGAAATTTTACAATCAACACTATCATCTTCTATTCACCTTCAATTTGTACTAAATAGAATTTCTCAATATTTGGCTTCTCTAGCTTTGATATGTGATAGAGGTTATGAGATTGAAAGTAAAAGTGGATGTAATTTGGAAATGTTCTTTAACTACTTACTATTGCTACTCAACTAAAGGAAAATCTTGATCACATGTTTCTTCTTTGTTATCTCTACAAGTTCAATATAAGTGCCTTCAAGCTAGGATATTTCAATTGAAGTAGGTTCAACCAAAACTCCTTTGATCAAAAGTTTTTCAATTGATCCCTATTATATGGCATTATTGCATTAGTCTTTTCTTTTTCCACATGTTACATTTTTCTCATTCAAAATAATCAACTTTGCATCATCCATGTGGAGGTCAAATGAAATCATCTAGAGtaaaaaaattatgcatacatagcCCATAAAGTTAGCTTTTTAGAAAACCTATATATACAATAatttcaaaatattatattttttatttatgttatatGTAATATAGGCCCATTACAAAAATAAAGACCTCTATAAGAGACATTGGGAAAATAGtagtttaaataaaaaataaaaaattacaatatattccttttttgacaaaaaattaaaaaaattataataggtaAAGCAAGGATTTTTGAAAGGCCCCCCAATCCCTTTAAAATACAATTAAAAAAGTAGAGTAAGAATGACCACCATAAACTAAAGAAATAACAAACGATATCAGGGTTACTGACCTATTAATAAGAAAATACAAGTAAAGTATCCAATAGAAGATACAATAAAAAAGATTAGACCCTATGATCTAGCACATTATTAAGGAAGATTGCAGCCACTCATTATTCATTAATCTATTGCAAATGATAATTCGAGGCATTAACTTCCAAGGAGCTCCATATCATTATCTTTGGAGTGTGTTCTAGTACTTTTTCTAGCACCACTAAGATGCACCATTTCCTctccatattttattttttttaagctaCCTTGAAGCCTTTTGAATATTATTGACACATTTTTTTAGTGTTAGCATTTAGTTTAATTATCTTATCCATGTTGTCTCTAAGAGAGGtcatattttcttctattttttccatttttattttgATCTTATAGAATTTTTCCTTTATCTTTCTAACCTCATATCTCAAATTTTTAATATAGGATACTATGAAAGTGCTAGAAGGTTCTCCCAAATGTTTCTATTACTTGGTCTTCTCAATATCTTTTTAAGCTCCTCTAACATTGATGCGCCAACTTATAATtctcttaagaaattaaaactctTCTTGGAGTGTACATATCTTCTTTGATATATCTCCCACAACAATCTTCTCCTAGCTATGAGTTGGAGGAGGTCTATCATATCCTTGAAAAGAAACATCCTCAATATCTCTTGCATCTTTCCCAAGCTTACTTCCTCAATAAACTAGGAAGTCTCCTCCTCCTTTGAAGTATCAATGAGGATAGGAGCATCTTTAACTTGGAATTTTGTTTTATCTTCACTTCACCTTTCATAACAATAGGTCTCTTATTCTTTATAGTATCCTTTGAAAACTCTTTTAATTTTTCAATGACAAACTCATTAGCCTCCCTAATGTGGGATCTCAATACCTCCAAATCACCTCAAACATACAATAGATTAGGTGATAGTAATTTTGAACATATCTGAGCCTTGACCATATTTCTTGTTTTCAACCAAAGAGTTGGGATTATCACTCTTTGATATACATTTACTTTTATTGGAAGGGGGATTTGTTCTATTGTTAGAAATAGAGGGATATTTTTGGCAAAGAATAATTTAAGAGTAATAAGATGAGAGCTTAATATATGACCACCTCCATCTTCCCAAATTGGACATCCAAAATGGTTCTTTAAAGAGATAACAAGAGAAAGAAAGGGAAACTCATGGGTTTATCATGTGTGAAATGGTTCAACAAGGAAAAAAGGTATAAATACAGTCTAGAATAATTCCCTTCCAAGGTGACATATTTCATGTCTTATATATTAACTTTAGCCTAGGGCTAGAGTAGGAAGACCTTAATGATGCAATTCCCATCATATGGATGCTCAATAAGTTACTCATTAttgataaatatattaatcactAACTCTCTACACCTTgaatccttgaaattttttaacctttccATTCACATACCTATAATTCTAGCTATATACTCCTTATAAATCTACATTGACATGGTCTCTCCCATAGTCATAATTCTCCCCTTCTAGGGTTTGACAATTTGACCAAGATATTTGGATCATGACCTTTGACTCTTTTTATGAAATTTGTAAGCCGCTCTTTCTATAGGATACACCATGCTTCCACAATCCTCCTAAGTCTATTGGACATGGGATCATTCCTAGCTCTATCACCTCCTCTACTTACAATTATACAAATTCTCTTTACTAAAATGAAGCTAACTCCCACATAAAAATAATACAAATGAATTATATGGAAACAACTATTTAAATTTCCAAGTACTAATAGTTCTTATTACTACCTTTGGGAAATTATCAATTCTCTTGTTCCCCTTATTTCTACCAATAACAATTCTCACACATGAATGACACATAACATACCTCTAGTAGATTTTGTTCATGATAGTAAGCCAATAATCACACTTGTTGGCAAAACTAGGAAAGATATTAACATGATAATTTATCCTTCTCTAAGTGTTTTGGACTATCTTCTTAAGGTCCACATCATTCATAGGATTTAATTTAAGAGTGTGTCAAGGATGAGACCCAACAACCTATAGAGGGCATTGTTCATGAAAagattgaatatttatttaatctacaaTACTTTTTTGAATATAAAATCATTTTTAATAAATAGTTAAAAGAAAACAATTATGATAAAATGTAAGTCTAAATTTGTGTTGgtatcaattaaaaattaataataaataaatatttaattataaaagtGTATTGTAAATATTAAAGTTAATAATTTAAATCCAagagatttaaattttttatttgtaataaaaataaaacaccaaataaaatattactaacataataaaaaacaataaagtgaaatttattgaaattagaaaaatagactTTTTAagttaaaaattataaatttaaaaaaaaataaaataaaatattgtattTATAAGTGTTTATCTATAACTCTTCAAAATAattataaatgttaaatttatagCTATGATGGAAGAGAAAATAATTCTATGTATATTACATTCAATAAGTTTATAATTCAATCTTCTTAAGGATGGTATCTACTATAAACTAAATAATTTTATGAGTTTGAATCATAGGTTAATAATGCTGCTATTAATGGGACTAAGATTGATATGGAGTACTTGAAGGCTCGTCAAATATCTCTTCTAGAGGCAATGGTATGCTATTTTAATTCTGGACTTTTGGGTTCATGCCTTTATCTTGATATGTGAAttgatttattttcttattaaaagtACAAGCCAATTAAAGGAAAATAATAGCAATATCATTGTTGACAGttttgttttattataatatctaaTACCCTAGatttattttttcttgatcagaCCAATGATTCTATAATAGATCCTTTCATTGTGGATTATGAGACAGCCAAGGAATGCATTGAAACAAACTACTTTGGTGTTAAAAGGGCCATTGAAGCTCTGCTTCCTTTACTTCCATCACAATCTAGGATTTTGAATGTCTCCTCCACCTTTGGTGCTCTTGAGGTAATGTTAAAAAGCATTTATTTACCAAGAAAGTGGGTCTTTGTAGGAACTTACTTCTATTTGATTCTATTGTTGATGACACAGAAATTGAAGGATGCTTCTTTAAGGGAGAAACTTTCTAGAATTGAAACTTTAACAGAGGAATTCATTGATAATTTAGTAGATAGATTTCTTGAAGATGTAAAGAATGGAATTTATCCAAAGATTAATAGTGTATGGCCTGAGAAATATGCAATTTACAGAGTCTCCAAAATAGCATTGAATGCATATTCTAGGATTTTGGCAAAAAGGCTAACACCCACAAATGAGAAGAATATTATATATGTTAACTGTGTGCACCCAGGGTACATTAAGACAGATCTAATATTAAATGCAATGGGAGAATCTCCTACAGTGGGTGCTACAAATATCTTGAGGGTGGCCTTGCTTCCTCCTCCTGAGCTTCTAACAGGacaattctacatggaaggagagcTTGGAGATTTCATTACAGAGTGGGTTCCTAATTTCCCAAAATAAATTCTAATTAAATCGTTATTTCCTTTTCAAAATCACAACAAACTAAATCAATTAGATTATGTAATGATATAAATCTTTATATTCTATATTACATTTTGAAATGTATTTCATTGCCAAAATTCCTTTTTTTATAAAAAGCAAAGGCAACTTTCATATTCACcccttaaaaaataaatttattatcgTGCAactcaagctcaaagacttgatattctttttttatttattagaactcattttttaacattttaatCAACATTAATTAGAAGCTAATTTATTTGTTCAAAAATTAGAATTATTATTTCCTATTTTATAAGACCGTACAATTTTAATGC contains:
- the LOC131063759 gene encoding (+)-neomenthol dehydrogenase-like, encoding MKSRHPVMYPDWVLEPDNEYEVFNLQQDGEVNNAAINGTKIDMEYLKARQISLLEAMTNDSIIDPFIVDYETAKECIETNYFGVKRAIEALLPLLPSQSRILNVSSTFGALEKLKDASLREKLSRIETLTEEFIDNLVDRFLEDVKNGIYPKINSVWPEKYAIYRVSKIALNAYSRILAKRLTPTNEKNIIYVNCVHPGYIKTDLILNAMGESPTVGATNILRVALLPPPELLTGQFYMEGELGDFITEWVPNFPK